Proteins from a single region of Phycisphaeraceae bacterium D3-23:
- a CDS encoding entericidin A/B family lipoprotein gives MVLMMLGAFVVSLAGCNTLKGAGEDIEAGGEAIQDAAD, from the coding sequence ATGGTACTGATGATGCTCGGTGCGTTCGTCGTGTCGCTTGCGGGCTGCAATACGCTCAAGGGCGCAGGCGAAGATATCGAAGCCGGCGGCGAAGCGATCCAGGACGCCGCGGACTAA